In the genome of Andrena cerasifolii isolate SP2316 chromosome 5, iyAndCera1_principal, whole genome shotgun sequence, one region contains:
- the LOC143369034 gene encoding ornithine decarboxylase 1-like isoform X2, protein MNANFDCASKSEIREVMKYGVNAERIIFANPAKLPSHIKYAKKMKVEMMTADSESELVKISELFPEAKVVLRIRCDAKVSQVPLGSKFGCDPNEEAVRLIHLTKSLGLTLHGFSFHVGSPCGEVNAYSRGISMCKRLINIARTIGCNDVQLIDIGGGFPGDTDCEIGKFASVINDAIQDMDPGIKIISEPGQYYVASAFTLASYLHTKKVVPVGEKMIRMYYMSCGVYNSFIDELLNFKSRIPIPLCEPTSDEKFLSFVWGPTLDSSDCVLKNVLLPELQVADWLIWKDMGAYSVSFTFPFNGYKAPTVYPFVRKSQWNNIIAHMNLEQKP, encoded by the exons ATGAATGCTAACTTCGATTGTGCTTCCAAA AGTGAAATAAGGGAGGTGATGAAATATGGAGTAAACgcggaaagaattatttttgcGAATCCAGCGAAACTCCCTTCCCATATAAAGTATGCTAAAAAAATGAAGGTCGAGATGATGACCGCCGACAGTGAGAGTGAACTTGTAAAAATTAGTGAACTTTTCCCAGAAGCGAA AGTAGTGCTTCGCATCCGATGCGATGCCAAAGTGTCGCAAGTACCTCTTGGATCAAAATTTGGCTGTGATCCGAATGAAGAAGCCGTTCGGTTGATTCATCTTACGAAAAGTCTTGGTTTGACTTTGCATGGGTTCAGCTTTCACGTAGGCAGTCCGTGCGGCGAAGTAAACGCTTACAGTAGAGGTATTTCAATGTGCAAACGATTGATTAACATAGCTAGAACAATTGGCTGCAACGATGTTCAGTTAATCGACATTGGGGGTGGATTTCCTGGTGACACCGACTGCGAAATTGGCAAA TTTGCCAGTGTCATTAACGATGCCATTCAGGATATGGACCCTGGCATAAAAATTATTAGCGAGCCAGGTCAGTATTATGTGGCATCGGCGTTTACTTTGGCATCGTACTTGCATACGAAGAAAGTTGTTCCTGTGGGAGAGAAAATGATACGAATGTACTACATGAGCTGTGGCGTGTACAATTCTTTTATAGATGAGTTATTGAACTTCAAGTCGAGAATTCCAATTCCCTTGTGCGAG CCAACGAGCGACgagaaatttctttcttttgttTGGGGCCCAACATTGGACTCCTCGGACTGCGTATTGAAAAATGTGTTGCTACCAGAACTTCAGGTTGCCGATTGGCTAATATGGAAAGACATGGGGGCGTATAGTGTGTCTTTCACTTTTCCATTTAATGGTTACAAAGCACCCACAGTGTATCCATTTGTGAGGAAAAGTCAATG gaataatattatTGCACACATGAATTTAGAACAGAAACCGTAG
- the LOC143369034 gene encoding ornithine decarboxylase 2-like isoform X1, giving the protein MSGLNFDNVKLCEDTITDVDIIKSMIDTENNQEPFCILDVANVAQKHQDWIKKMPKVLPHYAVKCNPDPTVIKVLAAMNANFDCASKSEIREVMKYGVNAERIIFANPAKLPSHIKYAKKMKVEMMTADSESELVKISELFPEAKVVLRIRCDAKVSQVPLGSKFGCDPNEEAVRLIHLTKSLGLTLHGFSFHVGSPCGEVNAYSRGISMCKRLINIARTIGCNDVQLIDIGGGFPGDTDCEIGKFASVINDAIQDMDPGIKIISEPGQYYVASAFTLASYLHTKKVVPVGEKMIRMYYMSCGVYNSFIDELLNFKSRIPIPLCEPTSDEKFLSFVWGPTLDSSDCVLKNVLLPELQVADWLIWKDMGAYSVSFTFPFNGYKAPTVYPFVRKSQWNNIIAHMNLEQKP; this is encoded by the exons ATGTCCGGTTTAAACTTTGACAATGTAAAACTGTGCGAAGACACGATAACCGATGTTGACATAATAAAGAGTATGATCGACACGGAGAACAACCAAGAACCCTTCTGCATCCTAGACGTCGCTAACGTGGCACAGAAGCATCAGGATTGGATTAAAAAAATGCCAAAAGTTTTGCCACATTATG CTGTCAAGTGTAATCCAGATCCAACTGTCATTAAGGTCTTGGCTGCTATGAATGCTAACTTCGATTGTGCTTCCAAA AGTGAAATAAGGGAGGTGATGAAATATGGAGTAAACgcggaaagaattatttttgcGAATCCAGCGAAACTCCCTTCCCATATAAAGTATGCTAAAAAAATGAAGGTCGAGATGATGACCGCCGACAGTGAGAGTGAACTTGTAAAAATTAGTGAACTTTTCCCAGAAGCGAA AGTAGTGCTTCGCATCCGATGCGATGCCAAAGTGTCGCAAGTACCTCTTGGATCAAAATTTGGCTGTGATCCGAATGAAGAAGCCGTTCGGTTGATTCATCTTACGAAAAGTCTTGGTTTGACTTTGCATGGGTTCAGCTTTCACGTAGGCAGTCCGTGCGGCGAAGTAAACGCTTACAGTAGAGGTATTTCAATGTGCAAACGATTGATTAACATAGCTAGAACAATTGGCTGCAACGATGTTCAGTTAATCGACATTGGGGGTGGATTTCCTGGTGACACCGACTGCGAAATTGGCAAA TTTGCCAGTGTCATTAACGATGCCATTCAGGATATGGACCCTGGCATAAAAATTATTAGCGAGCCAGGTCAGTATTATGTGGCATCGGCGTTTACTTTGGCATCGTACTTGCATACGAAGAAAGTTGTTCCTGTGGGAGAGAAAATGATACGAATGTACTACATGAGCTGTGGCGTGTACAATTCTTTTATAGATGAGTTATTGAACTTCAAGTCGAGAATTCCAATTCCCTTGTGCGAG CCAACGAGCGACgagaaatttctttcttttgttTGGGGCCCAACATTGGACTCCTCGGACTGCGTATTGAAAAATGTGTTGCTACCAGAACTTCAGGTTGCCGATTGGCTAATATGGAAAGACATGGGGGCGTATAGTGTGTCTTTCACTTTTCCATTTAATGGTTACAAAGCACCCACAGTGTATCCATTTGTGAGGAAAAGTCAATG gaataatattatTGCACACATGAATTTAGAACAGAAACCGTAG